The Argentina anserina chromosome 3, drPotAnse1.1, whole genome shotgun sequence genome includes a region encoding these proteins:
- the LOC126786371 gene encoding ER lumen protein-retaining receptor A, producing MNAFRLAGDMSHLISILVLLLKIYATRSCSGISLKTQELYAVVFLARYLDLFTDFISVYNSVMKVVFILSSVAIVVCMRRHRTVRRSYNKELDTFRHHYLVGACFVLALLVNEKLTFQEVFWAFSIYLEAVAIIPQLVLLQRSGNVDNLTGQYVFFLGVYRALYILNWIYRYLTEAKFSRWIACISGLVQTALYADFFYYYFLSWKNNANLNLPA from the exons ATGAACGCCTTCAGGCTCGCCGGCGATATGAGCCACCTCATCAGCATCCTCGTCCTCCTCCTCAAAATCTACGCCACCAGATCCTGCTCAG GAATCTCGCTGAAGACGCAGGAGCTTTACGCGGTGGTGTTCCTGGCGCGGTACCTGGATCTGTTCACGGATTTCATTTCGGTGTACAACTCTGTGATGAAGGTGGTGTTCATTTTGAGCTCGGTGGCGATTGTGGTGTGTATGCGCCGCCACAGAACTGTGCGGCGGTCCTACAATAAGGAGCTGGACACTTTCCGCCATCACTATCTCGTCGGAGCTTGCTTTGTGCTTGCTCTCCTTGTTAATGAGAAGCTCACATTTCAGGAG GTCTTCTGGGCATTTTCAATATACTTGGAGGCAGTGGCAATTATTCCACAGTTAGTTTTGCTACAGCGAAGTGGGAATGTGGATAATTTGACAGGGCAGTATGTTTTCTTTCTGGG GGTCTATCGTGCATTGTACATCCTCAACTGGATCTACCGCTACCTCACGGAAGCAAAGTTCAGTCGATGGATCG CTTGCATATCTGGTCTGGTTCAGACAGCTCTATATGCAGATTTTTTCTACTACTACTTTCTCAG TTGGAAAAACAATGCAAATCTTAATCTGCCAGCTTAA
- the LOC126786365 gene encoding protein GRAVITROPIC IN THE LIGHT 1, whose translation MDTVRPESAPVKKSKLARTFHKVINLRAATKIASNNGICKLKPNTKATKEEYDIEKMEDLKAKNKAIMEALLAKLFAGITSIKAAYAELQMAQHPYNNEAIQVADQAVVDELKSISEMKRSFLKKELDLSPQVTLMLAEIQEQQGLMKTYEITIKKLESEAQRKGLAISELKSELEELVSTNRSSEYKLKSSGPLSIFDSLRLSKLTPTHFAQFQQQTVRSIRSFVRLMIKEMESASWDVDTAIKFIEPEAEFTKQSHRCFAFESFVSKTMLEGFNNPNFGLPFSPTHETHHHFFDQFINLKAANPKSFLSQNHNASFCKFTRAKYLQLVHAKMECSLFGNLNQRKLIISGEVPDSPFFEAFAEMSMRVWLLHCLAFSYGQQVSVFQVNKNRRFSEVYMESVTVNDSDNEFSVSFTVVPGFIIGKTVFQSLVYPSPVDNLRRINNLT comes from the coding sequence ATGGATACAGTCCGACCCGAATCGGCTCCGGTCAAGAAGAGCAAGCTGGCCAGGACGTTCCACAAGGTCATCAACCTCCGAGCAGCTACTAAAATCGCGTCCAACAATGGCATTTGCAAGCTCAAACCGAACACCAAGGCCACAAAAGAGGAATACGATATTGAAAAAATGGAGGATCTCAAAGCCAAGAACAAGGCAATCATGGAGGCTTTACTTGCCAAGCTCTTCGCCGGAATCACTTCAATCAAAGCAGCTTACGCCGAGCTCCAAATGGCGCAACACCCTTACAACAACGAAGCCATCCAAGTGGCGGACCAGGCCGTAGTTGACGAGCTGAAGTCCATTTCGGAAATGAAGCGCAGCTTCCTAAAGAAAGAGCTCGATCTCTCTCCTCAAGTGACTCTAATGCTGGCAGAGATTCAAGAGCAGCAGGGACTAATGAAGACGTATGAGATCACCATCAAGAAGCTAGAGTCCGAAGCTCAGCGCAAGGGTTTGGCCATTTCGGAACTCAAATCCGAACTAGAAGAACTAGTCTCGACCAACCGGTCCTCCGAATACAAGCTCAAATCCAGCGGCCCGCTCTCGATCTTCGATAGCCTCCGCCTCTCGAAACTAACCCCAACTCACTTCGCCCAGTTTCAGCAGCAAACCGTAAGATCCATACGAAGCTTTGTGAGGTTGATGATCAAGGAAATGGAGTCCGCAAGCTGGGACGTCGACACAGCCATCAAGTTCATCGAGCCAGAAGCAGAGTTTACCAAACAGAGCCACCGCTGCTTTGCATTCGAGTCCTTCGTCAGCAAAACAATGCTCGAAGGCTTCAACAACCCAAACTTCGGACTCCCATTCTCTCCAACTCACGAAACACACCACCACTTCTTCGACCAGTTCATCAATCTCAAAGCCGCGAACCCAAAGTCGTTCCTGTCCCAGAACCATAACGCGTCGTTTTGCAAGTTCACAAGAGCCAAGTACCTCCAACTAGTACACGCCAAAATGGAGTGCTCCCTCTTCGGGAACTTAAACCAGAGAAAGCTTATAATCTCCGGCGAGGTTCCCGACAGTCCGTTTTTCGAAGCCTTTGCGGAAATGTCCATGCGGGTTTGGCTTCTACACTGCTTGGCTTTCTCGTATGGCCAACAAGTCTCGGTCTTTCAGGTCAACAAGAACCGCAGGTTTTCCGAGGTGTACATGGAGTCCGTGACGGTTAACGATTCCGATAACGAGTTTTCCGTCAGCTTCACCGTCGTGCCGGGGTTCATTATCGGCAAGACAGTATTCCAGAGCCTGGTTTACCCGTCTCCGGTTGATAATCTCCGGCGAATTAACAACTTAACTTAG
- the LOC126786357 gene encoding probable alpha,alpha-trehalose-phosphate synthase [UDP-forming] 7 — protein MMSKSYTNLMDLASGNFPIMGRERKRLPRVMTVAGVISELDDDNANSVSSDVPSSIMQDRIIIVANQLPVKAKRRPDNKGWSFSWDEDSLQLQLKDGLPEDMEVLYVGSLNVEVDSNEQDDVSQLLLDRFKCVPAFLPADILTKFYHGFCKQHLWPLFHYMLPFSANHGGRFDRTLWEAYVAANKIFSQRVIEVINPEDDYVWIHDYHLMVLPTFLRRRFNRLRMGFFLHSPFPSSEIYRTLPIREEILKALLNSDLIGFHTFDYARHFLSCCSRMLGLEYQSKRGYIGLDYYGRTVGIKIMPVGIHMGQIQSVLKLADKEWSVGELKQKFEGKTVLLGVDDMDIFKGVNLKLLAMEQMLKQHPKWQGRAVLVQIANPARGRGKDLEETQAEIYASVKRINEKYGQNGYEPIVFIDKPVSLSERVAYYTVAECVVVTAVRDGMNLIPYEYIVCRQGNSTSESESESSGPKKSMLVVSEFIGCSPSLSGAIRVNPWNVESTAEAMNEAISMAEPEKQLRHEKHYRYVSTHDMAYWSRSVFQDMERTCKDHFRRRCWGIGLGFGFRVIALDPNFRKLSIDAIVNAYVKSKRRAILLDYDGTVMPQTSINKTPSQEVISLINTLCGDAKNTVFVVSGRGRDSLSKWFSPCKKLGIAAEHGYFVRWSADKDWEICGQSSDFGWIQIAEPVMKLYTEATDGSSIETKESALVWHHRDADPDFGSSQAKELLDHLESVLANEPVAAKSGQYIVEVKPQGVSKGLVAEKVFTTMHESGKQADFVLCIGDDRSDEDMFEIIGNALNNGVISSNTSVFACTVGQKPSKAKYYLDDPTDVIMMLDALADASDSPASSDGETGSP, from the exons ATGATGTCAAAGTCGTATACCAACCTTATGGATCTTGCTTCCGGCAACTTTCCGATAATGGGCCGGGAGAGGAAGCGGCTGCCCAGAGTAATGACGGTTGCCGGGGTGATATCGGAGCTGGATGATGATAATGCCAATAGCGTGTCTTCGGATGTGCCGTCGTCGATTATGCAGGACCGGATTATTATTGTGGCTAATCAGCTGCCGGTGAAAGCTAAGCGGAGGCCGGATAATAAAGGGTGGAGTTTCAGTTGGGACGAGGACTCGTTGCAGTTGCAGTTGAAGGATGGCTTGCCGGAAGATATGGAGGTTTTGTATGTAGGGTCGTTGAATGTAGAGGTGGATTCGAATGAGCAGGATGATGTGTCGCAGTTACTGTTGGATAGGTTCAAATGTGTTCCAGCATTCTTGCCGGCTGATATTTTGACCAAGTTTTATCATGGGTTTTGTAAGCAGCATTTGTGGCCTCTGTTCCATTACATGCTTCCGTTTTCAGCAAATCACGGTGGAAGGTTTGATCGGACTTTGTGGGAGGCGTATGTGGCTGCAAACAAGATCTTCTCACAAAGGGTGATTGAAGTCATAAATCCTGAGGACGATTATGTGTGGATTCATGATTACCATTTAATGGTGCTGCCTACATTCTTGAGGAGGAGGTTCAATAGATTGAGAATGGGGTTTTTTCTTCACAGCCCCTTCCCGTCATCAGAAATTTACAGGACTCTACCTATTAGGGAAGAGATTCTTAAGGCGCTTTTAAATTCGGACCTTATTGGTTTCCATACTTTTGATTATGCCCGGCATTTCCTATCTTGTTGCAGTCGAATGTTGGGTTTGGAGTATCAGTCGAAAAGGGGTTATATTGGGTTGGATTATTATGGAAGGACAGTTGGGATAAAGATCATGCCTGTTGGGATTCACATGGGGCAGATTCAGTCAGTGTTGAAACTGGCAGACAAGGAGTGGAGTGTAGGAGAATTGAAACAAAAGTTTGAAGGAAAGACTGTGTTGCTTGGTGTTGATGATATGGACATCTTCAAAGGTGTCAATTTGAAGCTCTTGGCAATGGAACAGATGCTGAAGCAGCACCCGAAGTGGCAGGGGAGAGCAGTCTTGGTACAGATAGCAAACCCAGCTAGGGGAAGAGGGAAAGATCTTGAGGAAACACAGGCTGAAATATATGCAAGTGTGAAGagaataaatgaaaaatatggTCAGAATGGATATGAACCCATTGTCTTCATTGATAAACCAGTGTCTCTTAGTGAAAGAGTTGCGTATTACACTGTAGCCGAGTGTGTGGTGGTCACGGCTGTGCGGGATGGGATGAATCTTATTCCATATGAGTACATTGTATGCAGGCAAGGGAACTCTACATCAGAATCAGAATCAGAATCTAGTGGGCCCAAGAAGAGCATGCTGGTTGTATCAGAGTTCATAGGCTGTTCACCTTCACTTAGTGGTGCAATTCGGGTTAACCCATGGAATGTTGAATCAACAGCTGAGGCCATGAATGAGGCAATTTCGATGGCTGAACCTGAGAAACAGTTGCGCCATGAGAAGCATTATAGGTATGTCAGTACACATGATATGGCTTACTGGTCACGGAGTGTTTTCCAGGACATGGAGAGGACGTGCAAAGACCATTTCAGAAGACGTTGTTGGGGAATTGGACTGGGTTTTGGCTTCAGGGTTATAGCACTGGATCCTAACTTCAGAAAACTGTCTATTGATGCCATTGTGAATGCTTATGTGAAATCTAAGAGGAGGGCTATATTGTTAGATTATGATGGCACTGTGATGCCTCAAACATCGATAAATAAGACCCCAAGTCAAGAGGTCATCTCCCTAATCAATACACTTTGTGGTGATGCTAAAAACACTGTCTTTGTGGTCAGTGGAAGAGGAAGGGATAGTTTGAGCAAGTGGTTTTCTCCTTGCAAGAAACTTGGAATTGCTGCTGAACATGGTTATTTTGTAAG GTGGTCTGCCGACAAGGATTGGGAAATTTGTGGACAGAGTAGTGACTTTGGGTGGATACAGATAGCTGAGCCAGTCATGAAATTGTACACAGAAGCCACTGATGGTTCCTCTATCGAGACCAAGGAGAGTGCATTGGTGTGGCACCATCGAGATGCGGACCCAGATTTTGGTTCCAGCCAGGCTAAAGAATTGTTGGACCATTTAGAAAGTGTTTTGGCAAACGAACCAGTAGCTGCCAAGAGCGGTCAATATATTGTGGAAGTAAAGCCACAG GGTGTCAGTAAAGGCCTGGTTGCTGAAAAGGTATTCACAACGATGCACGAGAGTGGGAAGCAGGCAGATTTTGTTTTGTGCATTGGTGATGATAGATCTGATGAGGACATGTTCGAGATTATTGGCAATGCACTCAATAATGGGGTCATCTCATCCAATACGAGTGTATTTGCTTGCACAGTTGGACAGAAACCCAGTAAAGCCAAGTACTATTTGGATGACCCTACTGATGTCATAATGATGCTTGACGCTCTTGCAGACGCTTCAGATTCTCCAGCTTCCTCTGATGGCGAAACAGGAAGCCCTTGA